One genomic region from Rhizomicrobium palustre encodes:
- a CDS encoding sugar MFS transporter, translating into MLCLTFLWGCGHYLFSSLTPEFKDHFSLNGWRGDVIANIFDLFYFFLPVPAAIYARQFGYKAAILLSLGCLMAGSFTLYPAAEMASFNTYAMAVSFLLAGWVVLENATNPLILEMGPEKTAVRRLNLMQCFYPLGAIIGIGAGYWIQSWHLTLPHAGDAMAIAHPYILVGGVGFILAFAVEEISFPVAASARCQSFKGISGEIKSLLANPGFQRALTAQACCIFMLGSITGFASEGATALGVTNVGHFGSNGLLISMLLYGAGRIGGCLLMFRYRPANLLAFAMVVATPLVIAASLCSGSTRAVLVLFLNLPLAICWPTVIGLTLAGQGSRMKIAGGLLSTAGAAGGIALGWTYESPVAVPDGLRLVLMALCSVVITRFALSCSTAKHLRQRRLRPQ; encoded by the coding sequence ATGCTCTGCCTCACCTTTCTGTGGGGATGCGGTCATTATCTATTCAGTTCACTTACCCCCGAATTCAAAGACCACTTTTCGCTGAACGGCTGGCGCGGGGATGTCATCGCGAACATCTTCGATCTCTTTTATTTTTTCCTGCCTGTCCCCGCCGCAATCTATGCCAGGCAATTCGGCTATAAGGCCGCCATTCTCTTAAGCCTGGGCTGCCTGATGGCCGGCAGCTTCACCCTTTATCCCGCTGCTGAGATGGCCTCTTTCAACACCTATGCCATGGCGGTGAGTTTTCTCTTGGCGGGCTGGGTGGTGCTCGAAAACGCGACCAACCCGCTCATTCTGGAAATGGGGCCGGAGAAAACCGCGGTCCGGCGCCTCAACCTGATGCAGTGCTTTTATCCCTTGGGGGCGATCATCGGTATTGGCGCGGGGTATTGGATTCAAAGCTGGCACCTCACCCTGCCCCATGCGGGAGACGCCATGGCCATCGCCCATCCCTATATTCTGGTGGGCGGGGTTGGATTTATTTTGGCCTTCGCCGTGGAGGAAATCAGCTTTCCGGTTGCGGCGAGCGCGCGCTGCCAAAGCTTCAAAGGCATCAGTGGCGAAATCAAAAGCCTGCTCGCCAACCCCGGCTTTCAACGCGCCCTTACCGCCCAGGCTTGCTGCATCTTCATGCTCGGAAGCATCACGGGCTTCGCATCGGAGGGCGCCACGGCGCTGGGCGTCACCAACGTCGGCCATTTCGGCAGCAACGGCCTGCTCATTTCGATGCTTCTCTACGGCGCGGGGCGGATTGGCGGCTGCCTTTTGATGTTCCGCTATCGCCCGGCCAACCTGCTCGCTTTCGCCATGGTGGTAGCAACCCCGCTGGTGATCGCCGCGAGCCTGTGTAGCGGATCGACCCGCGCCGTTCTGGTGCTCTTCCTCAATTTGCCTCTGGCGATCTGCTGGCCCACCGTGATTGGTCTCACCCTTGCGGGCCAAGGCAGCCGCATGAAAATCGCAGGCGGCCTTTTGAGCACAGCCGGAGCTGCGGGCGGCATCGCTCTGGGATGGACCTATGAATCGCCTGTCGCGGTGCCAGATGGCCTGCGGCTGGTGCTGATGGCGCTGTGTAGTGTGGTGATCACCCGCTTTGCATTAAGCTGCAGCACAGCCAAACACCTCCGCCAGAGACGACTACGCCCACAGTAG
- the accC gene encoding acetyl-CoA carboxylase biotin carboxylase subunit codes for MFEKILIANRGEIALRIHRACKEMGIATVAVHSTADADAMHVRLADESVCIGPPATAQSYLNIPALIAAAEITGAQAIHPGYGFLSENARFAEIVGEHNLTFIGPKPEHIRIMGDKITAKQTVKEVGIPTVPGSEGAIENEEHAIEIAEGMGFPVLIKATAGGGGRGMKVALNRDELSFALSTAKSEAKAAFGNDAVYMEKYLQTPRHIEVQVIGDSFGKVVHLGVRDCSLQRRHQKVWEEAGSPALNDSQRDEIGGVVTRALEKLGYLGAGTIEFLYEDGKFYFIEMNTRLQVEHPVSEAITGIDLVREQIRIAAGSPLGINQEDITFSGHAIECRINAENPFTFQPSPGTIKQFHMPGGLGVRFDSHIYAGYKIPPYYDSLTGKLIVHGRNRNECLMRLRRSLDELVVDGIETTIPLFQALLKEPDIINGDYNIHWLEKYLAKKKAG; via the coding sequence ATGTTTGAAAAAATCCTCATCGCCAATCGCGGCGAGATCGCGCTTCGTATTCACCGGGCCTGTAAGGAAATGGGCATTGCCACTGTGGCAGTCCATTCCACGGCTGATGCCGACGCCATGCATGTGCGTCTGGCCGATGAAAGCGTCTGTATCGGTCCGCCCGCGACGGCGCAGTCTTATCTCAATATCCCGGCGCTGATTGCGGCGGCGGAAATCACCGGCGCGCAAGCCATCCATCCCGGCTATGGCTTTCTCTCCGAGAATGCCCGTTTCGCGGAAATCGTTGGCGAGCATAACCTCACCTTCATCGGCCCGAAGCCGGAGCATATCCGCATCATGGGCGACAAGATCACCGCCAAACAGACGGTGAAAGAGGTGGGTATTCCGACCGTGCCAGGTTCGGAAGGCGCGATCGAAAACGAAGAACACGCCATCGAGATCGCTGAGGGCATGGGCTTTCCCGTGCTGATCAAGGCGACGGCGGGCGGCGGCGGACGCGGCATGAAAGTGGCGCTGAACCGCGATGAACTCTCCTTTGCGCTCTCCACCGCCAAATCCGAAGCCAAGGCTGCTTTCGGCAATGACGCGGTTTATATGGAGAAGTATCTCCAGACCCCGCGCCATATCGAAGTGCAGGTCATCGGCGACAGCTTCGGCAAGGTCGTCCATCTCGGTGTGCGTGACTGTTCTCTGCAGCGCCGTCACCAGAAGGTGTGGGAAGAAGCCGGCAGCCCGGCCCTCAATGACAGCCAGCGCGACGAGATCGGCGGCGTCGTTACCCGCGCCCTTGAAAAGCTCGGTTATCTCGGCGCGGGCACGATCGAGTTCCTCTATGAGGACGGCAAGTTCTATTTCATCGAAATGAACACCCGCCTGCAGGTGGAGCATCCGGTTTCGGAAGCCATCACTGGTATCGATTTGGTGCGCGAACAAATTCGCATCGCGGCGGGCTCCCCGCTTGGCATCAACCAGGAAGACATCACCTTCTCGGGCCATGCCATCGAGTGCCGCATCAATGCAGAAAATCCCTTCACCTTCCAGCCCTCACCCGGAACCATCAAACAGTTCCATATGCCGGGCGGCTTGGGCGTGCGCTTCGACAGCCATATCTATGCGGGCTACAAAATCCCGCCCTATTACGACAGCCTGACGGGCAAGCTGATCGTGCATGGCCGTAACCGCAACGAATGCCTGATGCGCCTGCGCCGCTCGCTCGACGAGCTGGTGGTGGATGGGATCGAAACCACCATTCCCCTCTTCCAGGCCTTGCTCAAAGAGCCGGACATCATCAACGGCGACTACAACATTCATTGGCTGGAAAAATATCTGGCGAAGAAGAAGGCGGGTTAA